One Geitlerinema sp. PCC 9228 genomic window, CCTCTCCCACTCCTCCCCCTCTCCCACTCCTCCCCCTCCTCCCACTCCTCCCCCTCTCCCCCTCCTCCCAAACCCTCTAGACAAACGAAACATCTAATAGTATCCTACCGTCAGTATTTCTTGGCCTTTATCTTCAACACCACCACTAGGGAGCGGTATGCAAGCGACGAACCAGCAGCCAAAGCAGGCACAAGACCTCCAACAGCAGGCAGAGGCAAAATTGTCCCAGGGCGCGGCGAATGAGGCAATTTCCCTGTGCCAGCAAGCGTTGGAAATGGAACCCCATTCGGGGATGGCTTGCAAGACGTTGGGGAATGCCATGCAGCGGCTGGGTCGCACAGAAGAGGCGAAGCAATGGTACGAGAAGGCAGTGGCAGTAGAGCCAGAGTTGGCGGCGGGTCATGCGAATTTGGGTAGTTGGTACGCCCAGCAGGGGCAGTGGCAGCAGGCGGTGGCTTCCTACCAGCGCGCGGTAGAGCTACAGCCGGATTTGGCGGGGGTACATCGGAATTTGGCCAAGGTTTGGCAGCAGTTGGGTGAGGAAGAAAAAGCATTGACAGCGCGGTTGCAGGCGGCGGCGTTGGAACCGGAAAAGGCAGGCAGTGCGGAACATGTGGCGTTGGGCGATGCTATGGTACAGCGGCAGCGGTGGTCGGAGGCTGTTGCGTGTTACCGGCGGGCGCTACCAGAACCTGTAGGGGTAAGCCCCCGTGCTTACCCCCATCCCGATATCTATCGCAAGTTAGCCTATGCTTTGCAGCAGGGGGGACACAAGCAAGAGGCTGTGAAGGTTTGGCAGCAGATTTATCAAATTACGGGCGAGCAAAGTCAGAAAAACGGGCAGCAGAATGGTACGGCGCGTCAGAAACAAAAGCCTCAAGGAACGGCGGAAGATTATTTACAGCGGGCGGAAGCTGGATTGAAACAGCGGCAGTGGGATACGGTGGTGTCGTTGTGCCAGCAGGCGTTGCGGTTGAACCCGAATTTGGCTTTGGCATACAAAGTTCAGGGAAATGCGTTGCAGGCTTTGGGCGAAGTGGAGGCGGCGCGGCGCTGTTTTGTAAAAGCGATCGCGTTGGACCCGCAGCTGGCGGCGGCGTATGCGAATTTGGGAAGTTTGTATGCCCAGCAGCAGCGGTTGGAGAAGGCGGCGCAGTGCTACCAGCAGGCGATTCAGCTACAGCCGGATTTTGCGGGGGCGTACCGCAATTTGGCGCGGGTTTGGAATCAGTTGGGTCGCGAGGATGAAGCGATTCAGTGTTGGGAAATGTCGCTGACGTTGGAACCGGAGAAGGCGACGCCGGAAGCGTTGGTGCAGGTGGGGAATCGGTTGTTAAGCCAGAATTTGGACCGGGCGTTGGCTTGCTACCAGCGGGCGTTGCGGTTGAACGATCGCTATGCGCCGGCGTACCAGCAGTGCGGCACGGTGTATGCGCGGCAGGGCAAGTTGCAGGAGGCTTCCCAGGCGTACCAGCAGGCGTTGCGGTTGGATGGCAAGTTGGTGGATGCGTACCACGGTTTGGGTCGCGTGTGTGTGGCGGCGGGGCAGCTACAGGATGCGGCGAGTTGTTTTCAGGAGGCGCTTCGGCTGGGTTCGGCGCAAGCGGCGAGTGAGCTTTATGAGGAGTTGGGTGATGTGTTGGCGCGGTTGGGGCAGGTAGATAAGGCGTTGCAGTGCTACCAGCAGTCGGGGTCTCAGTCGCAGCGGTGGCAGGCACGGCAGCGGATGGGGGATATTTATCGGGAACAAGGTCGCTTGCAGGAGGCGGCGGATGCGTATCGCGAGGCGGTGCGATTGAATCCGGAGCATTTTTGGTCGTATCATTTTCTGGGGGATGTACTCAGCGGTTTGGAATGCTGGGAGGAGGCGGTGCAGGCGTATCGGGAAGCGGTGCGGTTGGAGCCGGAGCATTCTTGGTCGCACAACAGTATGGGGGATGCGCTGTTGCATCTGGAACGCTGGGAAGAGGCGGTGGATGCTTATCGGGAAGCGATTCGGCTGCATGGGGAGTTTTCTTGGTCGCACAATAGTTTGGGCGATGCGTTGTTGCGGTTGGAACGTTGGCAGGAGGCGGTGGATGCCTATCGGGAGGCGATTCGGTTGAATCCGGAGTTTTCTTGGTCGTACAGCAATTTGGGTAATGCGTTGCGGCAGTTGGAACGTTGGCAGGAGGCGGTGGATGCTTATCGGCAGGCGACGCGGTTGAATCCGGATTTTCCTTGGTCGTGGTTTTATTTGGGGGAAGGTTTGGTGCGGTTGGAACGCTGGCACGAGGCGGTGGAGGCGTTGCAGCAGGCGGTGAGGTTACAGGAAGATTTGCCGGGGGTGGATGAGTGGCTGGCGGATGCGTTGCGGATGCGGGCGAAGATAGATTTGCAGGAGGCTGTGGGGTATTACCGTCGGGCGATTTCGGCGAATCCGGATAAGGAAAAGTTGTATCACAAGGCGTTGGATGCGAAGCTGGATGATGCGGATTTGTATTTGCAGTTGGGAAATGTGCTGTCGCGGCAGGGTAGATGGGATAGGGCTATTGCTTTTTATCAGATGGCGTTGCAGTTTGACCCGGAGAATGCGGAGGCTAGCCATCAGTTAGGTCAGGCATACGAAAAAAAAATCTAATGTCTGAGGCGTTGGTTTGTTACCGTCAGGCGGTGGAAATGGTGCCGGATTGTGCGGAGTACCAATTGGGATTGGCGGGAGTTTTGGAAAGAATTGGTAAGTTGGAGGAAGCGATAGCAGCATACCGTCGGGTGGTGGCGTTACAAGCAGACAATAGCATGGCGTATGGAAAGTTGGGGTGGTTGCTGTCGCAGCGGGAAGAATGGCAAGAAGCGGCTGTCTATTTGCAAAAGGCGGTCGATGTGAATCCGGCTATGCCTTTGGGAATTTATGAGGCATGGGGAAAGGCTATTGCTGCTAGTTCCCAATCGTGAAATCGAGCCATTCTATAGATTTAGCTTAGGTTCAGGGTTCTGGTTACAAGTTGTTGAAATTCTGGGGAAATATTGGTGGCATCCCAGTCGTTGTGAGTATGGCAGGGAAGCGTTTGCAACCAATGCCAGGTATGGTTTTTACTGCTGTTTGGCATGGTTTGGTTGGCTAGGTGTAGGTAGTGCTGGCATTTTTGGTGAAAACCGTCGCGATGGAAAAGCCAGGCAAGCCAGAGGTAGGTATTGTAGTAGGCACGGTTTCGGAAGTGTTGTACCCAGGTGGGCAGGTTTTCTCGTTGAAAGAAGTATTGCAGGAGTTGTTCGGCTTCTGTTGCTGTTTGCAGGTTGTTGGGTGTTGGTTGGCGGGAAATTTGGTAGTTGGGAGATGCCAAGCAAGTACCGACGGCACCTCGTAGGAGGGAATAGAGAATGAGATCGATAATTGCAGCTTGAGGGGGAAGTTGGGGATGGAAGCCGCCGCAAAATTGCAGCCACTGGCGGCGAAAGGTGACGGCACTGAGGTGGAAGGTGTGCCAGATGTGGGGTAGCATCCAGATGTGAATGCTTTGCCATCGTTCCCATTCGTTGAGGCGACTCCAGAGAATTTTTTGGGGGTTGGTGGCAGTTGTTGTGGTTTCGGTGGCGATTTGCCAGTTGCTAACGGCGAATTCTAGAGAAGCGGCGCGGCTTTGGAAGCAGTTGACCAGTTGTTCGATAGTATGGGGAAATAGTTGGGTTTCTGGGGTGAGAAAGAGAACCAGTTCGCCGCGTGCGGATTCTAAGCCTTGGTTGCAGGCGGCGGTGAAGGTGTGTTGGGGATGGTGCAGGTGGCGGATGGGGAGGTTGGTTTCTGGTGGATGTTGTGGGGAAGGGTTGGTGTCTACGAGGAGAAGTTCCCAATCGCTGTTGGTTTGTTGCTGGAGATGGTTGAGGTTTGGGGTGGTGTTTTGGGTCGGTAAAATCAGACTGATGGTGGGGGTAGGTTCGGAGGTGGCGGGGATGAGGTAGTGGGTGGCATCGGCTGTGGTTTTGAAGGTATCGGTCATTTGACCGCTGTGGAAGTTTTGCTGGGCTTCGCTGCCGTAGTAGGCTTCCTGTTTGCCGCCTGGGAGGTGGCTGTAGCCGTGGTTGTGGTGGATGGCGGTGATTTGCCAAGAAGCGTCAATGACGGGGTATCCTTGGTTTAGGGCGGTTGCTACCATCCAGTTATCCCAGCCGCCGCGACCAACGGCAAATTCGGGAATTTGGGAAAATAGGGGTTTGGGAAAGACAAAGTAATCTATGCCGTAGACGTTGTAGAGGATGCCTTGTTGGTGGCGTTGGTGGCGCAGGTGTTGTTGCCAGTGGGGATTGGAAAAGTCGATGGGGGTGGTGATGTCGAGGTTCCAACGACGACCGAGAAGGAGAAATTTTGGGTATTGGGC contains:
- a CDS encoding glycosyltransferase; this translates as MNSFSQPFPTHSHVNSTQPLTLFTIPKPFYHTIATIQNNAIQSWKHLHPQPEILLFGDESGTAELTQNLHLRHIPYIQRNATGTPLLNHIFTQAHQLATHPILAYINADIILLDDFLPTIQQIAAQYPKFLLLGRRWNLDITTPIDFSNPHWQQHLRHQRHQQGILYNVYGIDYFVFPKPLFSQIPEFAVGRGGWDNWMVATALNQGYPVIDASWQITAIHHNHGYSHLPGGKQEAYYGSEAQQNFHSGQMTDTFKTTADATHYLIPATSEPTPTISLILPTQNTTPNLNHLQQQTNSDWELLLVDTNPSPQHPPETNLPIRHLHHPQHTFTAACNQGLESARGELVLFLTPETQLFPHTIEQLVNCFQSRAASLEFAVSNWQIATETTTTATNPQKILWSRLNEWERWQSIHIWMLPHIWHTFHLSAVTFRRQWLQFCGGFHPQLPPQAAIIDLILYSLLRGAVGTCLASPNYQISRQPTPNNLQTATEAEQLLQYFFQRENLPTWVQHFRNRAYYNTYLWLAWLFHRDGFHQKCQHYLHLANQTMPNSSKNHTWHWLQTLPCHTHNDWDATNISPEFQQLVTRTLNLS
- a CDS encoding tetratricopeptide repeat protein, whose amino-acid sequence is MQATNQQPKQAQDLQQQAEAKLSQGAANEAISLCQQALEMEPHSGMACKTLGNAMQRLGRTEEAKQWYEKAVAVEPELAAGHANLGSWYAQQGQWQQAVASYQRAVELQPDLAGVHRNLAKVWQQLGEEEKALTARLQAAALEPEKAGSAEHVALGDAMVQRQRWSEAVACYRRALPEPVGVSPRAYPHPDIYRKLAYALQQGGHKQEAVKVWQQIYQITGEQSQKNGQQNGTARQKQKPQGTAEDYLQRAEAGLKQRQWDTVVSLCQQALRLNPNLALAYKVQGNALQALGEVEAARRCFVKAIALDPQLAAAYANLGSLYAQQQRLEKAAQCYQQAIQLQPDFAGAYRNLARVWNQLGREDEAIQCWEMSLTLEPEKATPEALVQVGNRLLSQNLDRALACYQRALRLNDRYAPAYQQCGTVYARQGKLQEASQAYQQALRLDGKLVDAYHGLGRVCVAAGQLQDAASCFQEALRLGSAQAASELYEELGDVLARLGQVDKALQCYQQSGSQSQRWQARQRMGDIYREQGRLQEAADAYREAVRLNPEHFWSYHFLGDVLSGLECWEEAVQAYREAVRLEPEHSWSHNSMGDALLHLERWEEAVDAYREAIRLHGEFSWSHNSLGDALLRLERWQEAVDAYREAIRLNPEFSWSYSNLGNALRQLERWQEAVDAYRQATRLNPDFPWSWFYLGEGLVRLERWHEAVEALQQAVRLQEDLPGVDEWLADALRMRAKIDLQEAVGYYRRAISANPDKEKLYHKALDAKLDDADLYLQLGNVLSRQGRWDRAIAFYQMALQFDPENAEASHQLGQAYEKKI
- a CDS encoding tetratricopeptide repeat protein, with protein sequence MSEALVCYRQAVEMVPDCAEYQLGLAGVLERIGKLEEAIAAYRRVVALQADNSMAYGKLGWLLSQREEWQEAAVYLQKAVDVNPAMPLGIYEAWGKAIAASSQS